In Eubalaena glacialis isolate mEubGla1 chromosome 3, mEubGla1.1.hap2.+ XY, whole genome shotgun sequence, the following are encoded in one genomic region:
- the ZNF644 gene encoding zinc finger protein 644 isoform X1 — protein sequence MRLFLQRDVNKTKSRLNVLNGLANNMDDLKINTDITGAKEELLDDDSFISDKESGVHKPKDCQTSFQKNNTFTLPEELSKDKSEKALSGGQSTLFIHAGAPTVSSENFILPKGAAVNGPVSHSSLTKTSNMNKSSVSLTTGQPVDQPTTESCSTLKVAADLQLSTPQKASQHQVLFLLSDVAHAKNPTHSIKKLPTSASIGCDIQNSVGSSIKSDSTLINQVEVGEDSEDLLVKDDCVSTLTGISSGTDEFRSENDTNWDPQKEFIQFLMTNEDTVDKAPVHSKVGLEKKRKRKMDVSKITRYTEDCFNDSNCVPNKSKMLEVDFMEQNEELQAMDSQKYALSKVKPESTDEDLESVDTFQHLIYNPDKCGEDGSPVHTGTFLSNTLKKKCEESDSESPATFSTEEPSFYPCTKCNVNFREKKHLHRHMMYHLDGNSHFRHLNVPRPYACRECGRTFRDRNSLLKHMIIHQERRQKLMEEIRELKELQDEGRSARLQCPQCVFGTNCPKTFVQHAKTHEKDKRYYCCEECNFMAVTENELECHRGIAHGAVVKCPIVSSDVAQRKTQKKTFMKDPVIGSSKKSATYICKMCPFTTSARSILKKHMEYLHSSSCIDSFGSPLGLDKRKSDIIEEPIDTDSPKPLTKQQSTTFPKNSALKQDVKRTFGSSSQSSNFSKFHKRPHRIQKARKSIAQSGVNVCNQNNSPHKTVMIKSSIDQKPKYFHQAAKEKSNARANSNYLYRHKYENYRMIKKSGESYPLHFKKEESSSLNSLHLFSSSSNSHNNSFISDPHNSDTKRPESFRDHRRVAVKRVVKESKKQSSVGGEDLDSYPDFLHKMTVVVLQKLNSAEKKDSYETEDESSWDNVELGDYTTQTIEDETYNDINQEHVNLFPLFKSKVEGQEPGENATLSYDQNDGFYFEYYEDAGTNNFLHEIHDPQHLENAETSLSKHSSVFHWTDLSLEKKSCPYCPATFETGVGLSNHVRGHLHRAGLSYEARHVVSPEQIATSDKMQHFKRTGTGTPVKRVRKAIEKSETTSEHTCQLCGGWFDTKIGLSNHVRGHLKRLGKTKWDAHKSPICVLNEMMQNEEKYEKILKALNSRRIIPRPFVAQKLASSDDFLSQNVIPLEAYRNGLKTEALSVSASEEEGLSFLNEYDETKPELPSGKKNQSLTLIELLKNKRMGEEKNSSISPQKIHNQTARKRFVQKCVLPLNEDSPLMYQPQKMDFTMHSALDCKQKKSRSRSGSKKKMLTLPHGADEVYILRCRFCGLVFRGPLSVQEDWIKHLQRHIVNANLPRTGAGMVEVTSLLKKPASITETSFSLLMAEAAS from the exons acTAAATGTGTTAAATGGGCTTGCCAACAATATGGATGACTTGAAGATAAACACCGATATTACTGGTGCTAAAGAAGAACTCCTAGATGACGACAGTTTTATCTCAGACAAAGAGAGTGGAGTTCATAAACCAAAAGATTGTCAAACATCATTTCAGAAAAACAATACATTCACTCTGCCTGAAGAACTGTCAAAGGACAAATCTGAAAAAGCCTTAAGTGGAGGCCAGTCTACTCTATTTATACATGCTGGTGCTCCTACTGTTTCTAGTGAAAACTTTATCTTGCCTAAAGGAGCTGCTGTTAATGGACCAGTTTCACACTCCTCCTTAACTAAGACTTCCAATATGAATAAAAGCAGTGTTTcattaaccactggacagcctgTGGATCAGCCAACGACAGAATCTTGTTCAACTTTGAAGGTGGCAGCTGATCTTCAGCTCTCTACACCACAGAAAGCAAGTCAACaccaagttttatttttgttatcagATGTAGCACATGCTAAGAATCCAACCCATTCCATTAAAAAACTACCTACCTCTGCTTCAATTGGTTGTGACATTCAGAATTCAGTAGGGAGTAGTATAAAGTCAGATAGCACTTTAATAAATCAAGTAGAGGTGGGTGAGGATAGTGAAGATTTATTGGTAAAAGATGATTGTGTCAGTACATTAACAGGAATTTCCTCAGGTACAGATGAATTTAGGTCAGAAAATGATACAAACTGGGATCCCCAAAAAGAGTTCATTCAGTTTCTTATGACAAATGAAGACACAGTGGATAAAGCTCCAGTTCACTCTAAAGTAGgtctagaaaaaaagagaaagcgaaaaatggatgtAAGCAAGATAACTCGTTATACTGAGGATTGCTTTAATGATTCTAACTGTGTACCCAATAAATCAAAAATGCTAGAAGTAGACTTtatggaacagaatgaagaacTGCAAGCAATGGACTCACAGAAATATGCATTATCAAAAGTGAAACCTGAATCAACCGATGAAGACTTGGAATCTGTGGATACTTTTCAACATCTAATTTATAACCCAGATAAGTGCGGAGAAGACGGTTCACCTGTTCATACTGGCACTTTTCTTTCAAAtaccttaaaaaagaaatgtgaagaaaGTGATTCCGAGTCACCTGCTACTTTCAGCACCGAAGAGCCATCATTCTACCCCTGTACAAAGTGCAATGTGAATTTTAGGGAGAAAAAGCATCTCCACAGGCATATGATGTATCATTTAGATGGGAATAGTCACTTTCGACATCTCAACGTCCCAAGGCCATATGCTTGTAGAGAATGTGGACGAACATTTCGAGATCGGAACTCGCTACTAAAGCATATGATTATTCAccaagaaagaagacagaaattgATGGAGGAAATTCGTGAATTGAAAGAACTTCAGGATGAAGGAAGAAGTGCACGATTACAATGCCCTCAGTGTGTGTTTGGTACCAATTGCCCTAAAACATTTGTGCAACATGCTAAAACCcatgaaaaagataaaaggtaCTACTGCTGTGAAGAGTGTAACTTTATGGCAGTGACAGAAAATGAATTGGAATGCCATCGAGGAATTGCCCATGGAGCAGTGGTAAAATGCCCTATTGTCAGTTCTGATGTAGCCCAGAGAAAAACGCAAAAAAAGACTTTCATGAAGGACCCCGTTATAGGATCATCCAAAAAATCAGCTACCTATATATGTAAGATGTGTCCTTTTACTACTTCAGCCaggagtattttaaaaaaacacatggagTACTTGCACTCATCATCATGCATTGATTCATTTGGCAGTCCTCTTGGACTTGATAAAAGAAAAAGCGACATAATCGAAGAACCTATAGATACTGATAGTCCTAAACCATTAACTAAACAACAGTCAACAACATTTCCAAAGAACTCTGCTTTAAAACAAGATGTAAAGCGAACATTTGGATCATCCTCACAATcaagtaatttttcaaaattccatAAGCGGCCACACAGAATACAAAAAGCTCGGAAAAGCATTGCCCAGTCAGGTGTAAATGTGTGCAATCAAAACAATTCTCCTCACAAGACTGTTATGATTAAAAGCAGCATTGACCAAAAACCTAAGTATTTCCAtcaggcagcaaaagaaaaatctaatgCCAGGGCAAATAGCAACTATTTATATAGACATAAATATGAAAACTACAGGATGATCAAAAAATCAGGTGAATCATATCCTCTGCATTTCAAAAAAGAGGAATCTAGTTCGTTAAATTCTTTACATCTGTTTTCATCATCAAGCAATTCTCACAACAATAGTTTTATTTCAGACCCTCATAACTCTGATACCAAAAGGCCAGAAAGCTTCAGAGACCACAGGCGTGTAGCTGTAAAGAGAGTAGTTaaggaatctaagaaacaaagttCTGTTGGAGGAGAAGACTTGGATAGCTATCCAGATTTCTTGCATAAAATGACCGTTGTTGTTCTGCAAAAACTTAATTCTGCTGAAAAGAAAGATAGCTATGAAACAGAAGATGAAAGTTCCTGGGACAATGTTGAGCTAGGTGACTACACTACACAGACTATAGAAGATGAAACCTATAATGATATTAATCAAGAACATGTAAACCTATTCCCTCTATTTAAAAGCAAGGTGGAAGGTCAAGAGCCTGGAGAAAATGCTACACTTAGTTATGATCAAAACGATggcttttattttgaatattatgaaGATGCTGGAACTAATAACTTTTTGCATGAGATACATGATCCTCAGCatttagaaaatgcagaaactTCATTGTCAAAGCATAGTTCTGTTTTTCACTGGACTGATTTGTCTCTTGAGAAGAAATCGTGTCCTTACTGCCCAGCAACATTTGAAACAGGCGTTGGGTTGTCAAATCATGTCCGGGGACATCTTCACAGAGCAGGATTAAGCTATGAAGCCCGTCATGTTGTATCACCAGAACAAATAGCCACAAGTGACAAAATGCAACATTTCAAAAGAACTGGCACAGGAACACCTGTTAAGCGAGTTAGAAAAG ctatagAGAAGTCTGAAACCACTTCTGAACACACTTGTCAGCTCTGTGGTGGTTGGTTTGATACTAAAATTGGATTATCAAATCATGTTAGAGGCCACCTGAAAAGACTTGGAAAGACCAAGTGGGATGCTCACAAATCTCCAATCTGTGTTCTGAATGAGATgatgcaaaatgaagaaaaatatgaaaaaatcttAAAGGCATTGAACAGTCGTCGTATTATTCCTAGACCATTTGTAGCTCAAAAACTTGCATCAAGTGATGACTTTCTATCTCAAAATGTTATACCTCTTGAAGCATACCGTAATGGCCTAAAGACTGAAGCTTTATCAGTGTCTGCATCAGAGGAAGAAGGGCTGAGTTTCTTAAATGAATATGATGAAACAAAGCCAGAACTGCCTAGTGGAAAAAAGAATCAGTCTCTTACACTGATAGAactgcttaaaaataaaaggatgggagaagaaaagaattcttctatttctcctcaAAAGATCCATAATCAAACtgcaagaaagagatttgttCAGAAATGTGTTCTTCCACTAAATGAAGATAGTCCATTGATGTATCAGCCACAAAAAATGGACTTCACTATGCACTCAG
- the ZNF644 gene encoding zinc finger protein 644 isoform X4, with protein sequence MRLFLQRDVNKTKSRLNVLNGLANNMDDLKINTDITGAKEELLDDDSFISDKESGVHKPKDCQTSFQKNNTFTLPEELSKDKSEKALSGGQSTLFIHAGAPTVSSENFILPKGAAVNGPVSHSSLTKTSNMNKSSVSLTTGQPVDQPTTESCSTLKVAADLQLSTPQKASQHQVLFLLSDVAHAKNPTHSIKKLPTSASIGCDIQNSVGSSIKSDSTLINQVEVGEDSEDLLVKDDCVSTLTGISSGTDEFRSENDTNWDPQKEFIQFLMTNEDTVDKAPVHSKVGLEKKRKRKMDVSKITRYTEDCFNDSNCVPNKSKMLEVDFMEQNEELQAMDSQKYALSKVKPESTDEDLESVDTFQHLIYNPDKCGEDGSPVHTGTFLSNTLKKKCEESDSESPATFSTEEPSFYPCTKCNVNFREKKHLHRHMMYHLDGNSHFRHLNVPRPYACRECGRTFRDRNSLLKHMIIHQERRQKLMEEIRELKELQDEGRSARLQCPQCVFGTNCPKTFVQHAKTHEKDKRYYCCEECNFMAVTENELECHRGIAHGAVVKCPIVSSDVAQRKTQKKTFMKDPVIGSSKKSATYICKMCPFTTSARSILKKHMEYLHSSSCIDSFGSPLGLDKRKSDIIEEPIDTDSPKPLTKQQSTTFPKNSALKQDVKRTFGSSSQSSNFSKFHKRPHRIQKARKSIAQSGVNVCNQNNSPHKTVMIKSSIDQKPKYFHQAAKEKSNARANSNYLYRHKYENYRMIKKSGESYPLHFKKEESSSLNSLHLFSSSSNSHNNSFISDPHNSDTKRPESFRDHRRVAVKRVVKESKKQSSVGGEDLDSYPDFLHKMTVVVLQKLNSAEKKDSYETEDESSWDNVELGDYTTQTIEDETYNDINQEHVNLFPLFKSKVEGQEPGENATLSYDQNDGFYFEYYEDAGTNNFLHEIHDPQHLENAETSLSKHSSVFHWTDLSLEKKSCPYCPATFETGVGLSNHVRGHLHRAGLSYEARHVVSPEQIATSDKMQHFKRTGTGTPVKRVRKAIEKSETTSEHTCQLCGGWFDTKIGLSNHVRGHLKRLGKTKWDAHKSPICVLNEMMQNEEKYEKILKALNSRRIIPRPFVAQKLASSDDFLSQNVIPLEAYRNGLKTEALSVSASEEEGLSFLNEYDETKPELPSGKKNQSLTLIELLKNKRMGEEKNSSISPQKIHNQTARKRFVQKCVLPLNEDSPLMYQPQKMDFTMHSGMPVKLRTCVHCNTTFTSAVSLSNHLRAYARKKSAGLLTGTALDCKQKKSRSRSGSKKKMLTLPHGADEVYILRCRFCGLVFRGPLSVQEDWIKHLQRHIVNANLPRTGAGMVEVTSLLKKPASITETSFSLLMAEAAS encoded by the exons acTAAATGTGTTAAATGGGCTTGCCAACAATATGGATGACTTGAAGATAAACACCGATATTACTGGTGCTAAAGAAGAACTCCTAGATGACGACAGTTTTATCTCAGACAAAGAGAGTGGAGTTCATAAACCAAAAGATTGTCAAACATCATTTCAGAAAAACAATACATTCACTCTGCCTGAAGAACTGTCAAAGGACAAATCTGAAAAAGCCTTAAGTGGAGGCCAGTCTACTCTATTTATACATGCTGGTGCTCCTACTGTTTCTAGTGAAAACTTTATCTTGCCTAAAGGAGCTGCTGTTAATGGACCAGTTTCACACTCCTCCTTAACTAAGACTTCCAATATGAATAAAAGCAGTGTTTcattaaccactggacagcctgTGGATCAGCCAACGACAGAATCTTGTTCAACTTTGAAGGTGGCAGCTGATCTTCAGCTCTCTACACCACAGAAAGCAAGTCAACaccaagttttatttttgttatcagATGTAGCACATGCTAAGAATCCAACCCATTCCATTAAAAAACTACCTACCTCTGCTTCAATTGGTTGTGACATTCAGAATTCAGTAGGGAGTAGTATAAAGTCAGATAGCACTTTAATAAATCAAGTAGAGGTGGGTGAGGATAGTGAAGATTTATTGGTAAAAGATGATTGTGTCAGTACATTAACAGGAATTTCCTCAGGTACAGATGAATTTAGGTCAGAAAATGATACAAACTGGGATCCCCAAAAAGAGTTCATTCAGTTTCTTATGACAAATGAAGACACAGTGGATAAAGCTCCAGTTCACTCTAAAGTAGgtctagaaaaaaagagaaagcgaaaaatggatgtAAGCAAGATAACTCGTTATACTGAGGATTGCTTTAATGATTCTAACTGTGTACCCAATAAATCAAAAATGCTAGAAGTAGACTTtatggaacagaatgaagaacTGCAAGCAATGGACTCACAGAAATATGCATTATCAAAAGTGAAACCTGAATCAACCGATGAAGACTTGGAATCTGTGGATACTTTTCAACATCTAATTTATAACCCAGATAAGTGCGGAGAAGACGGTTCACCTGTTCATACTGGCACTTTTCTTTCAAAtaccttaaaaaagaaatgtgaagaaaGTGATTCCGAGTCACCTGCTACTTTCAGCACCGAAGAGCCATCATTCTACCCCTGTACAAAGTGCAATGTGAATTTTAGGGAGAAAAAGCATCTCCACAGGCATATGATGTATCATTTAGATGGGAATAGTCACTTTCGACATCTCAACGTCCCAAGGCCATATGCTTGTAGAGAATGTGGACGAACATTTCGAGATCGGAACTCGCTACTAAAGCATATGATTATTCAccaagaaagaagacagaaattgATGGAGGAAATTCGTGAATTGAAAGAACTTCAGGATGAAGGAAGAAGTGCACGATTACAATGCCCTCAGTGTGTGTTTGGTACCAATTGCCCTAAAACATTTGTGCAACATGCTAAAACCcatgaaaaagataaaaggtaCTACTGCTGTGAAGAGTGTAACTTTATGGCAGTGACAGAAAATGAATTGGAATGCCATCGAGGAATTGCCCATGGAGCAGTGGTAAAATGCCCTATTGTCAGTTCTGATGTAGCCCAGAGAAAAACGCAAAAAAAGACTTTCATGAAGGACCCCGTTATAGGATCATCCAAAAAATCAGCTACCTATATATGTAAGATGTGTCCTTTTACTACTTCAGCCaggagtattttaaaaaaacacatggagTACTTGCACTCATCATCATGCATTGATTCATTTGGCAGTCCTCTTGGACTTGATAAAAGAAAAAGCGACATAATCGAAGAACCTATAGATACTGATAGTCCTAAACCATTAACTAAACAACAGTCAACAACATTTCCAAAGAACTCTGCTTTAAAACAAGATGTAAAGCGAACATTTGGATCATCCTCACAATcaagtaatttttcaaaattccatAAGCGGCCACACAGAATACAAAAAGCTCGGAAAAGCATTGCCCAGTCAGGTGTAAATGTGTGCAATCAAAACAATTCTCCTCACAAGACTGTTATGATTAAAAGCAGCATTGACCAAAAACCTAAGTATTTCCAtcaggcagcaaaagaaaaatctaatgCCAGGGCAAATAGCAACTATTTATATAGACATAAATATGAAAACTACAGGATGATCAAAAAATCAGGTGAATCATATCCTCTGCATTTCAAAAAAGAGGAATCTAGTTCGTTAAATTCTTTACATCTGTTTTCATCATCAAGCAATTCTCACAACAATAGTTTTATTTCAGACCCTCATAACTCTGATACCAAAAGGCCAGAAAGCTTCAGAGACCACAGGCGTGTAGCTGTAAAGAGAGTAGTTaaggaatctaagaaacaaagttCTGTTGGAGGAGAAGACTTGGATAGCTATCCAGATTTCTTGCATAAAATGACCGTTGTTGTTCTGCAAAAACTTAATTCTGCTGAAAAGAAAGATAGCTATGAAACAGAAGATGAAAGTTCCTGGGACAATGTTGAGCTAGGTGACTACACTACACAGACTATAGAAGATGAAACCTATAATGATATTAATCAAGAACATGTAAACCTATTCCCTCTATTTAAAAGCAAGGTGGAAGGTCAAGAGCCTGGAGAAAATGCTACACTTAGTTATGATCAAAACGATggcttttattttgaatattatgaaGATGCTGGAACTAATAACTTTTTGCATGAGATACATGATCCTCAGCatttagaaaatgcagaaactTCATTGTCAAAGCATAGTTCTGTTTTTCACTGGACTGATTTGTCTCTTGAGAAGAAATCGTGTCCTTACTGCCCAGCAACATTTGAAACAGGCGTTGGGTTGTCAAATCATGTCCGGGGACATCTTCACAGAGCAGGATTAAGCTATGAAGCCCGTCATGTTGTATCACCAGAACAAATAGCCACAAGTGACAAAATGCAACATTTCAAAAGAACTGGCACAGGAACACCTGTTAAGCGAGTTAGAAAAG ctatagAGAAGTCTGAAACCACTTCTGAACACACTTGTCAGCTCTGTGGTGGTTGGTTTGATACTAAAATTGGATTATCAAATCATGTTAGAGGCCACCTGAAAAGACTTGGAAAGACCAAGTGGGATGCTCACAAATCTCCAATCTGTGTTCTGAATGAGATgatgcaaaatgaagaaaaatatgaaaaaatcttAAAGGCATTGAACAGTCGTCGTATTATTCCTAGACCATTTGTAGCTCAAAAACTTGCATCAAGTGATGACTTTCTATCTCAAAATGTTATACCTCTTGAAGCATACCGTAATGGCCTAAAGACTGAAGCTTTATCAGTGTCTGCATCAGAGGAAGAAGGGCTGAGTTTCTTAAATGAATATGATGAAACAAAGCCAGAACTGCCTAGTGGAAAAAAGAATCAGTCTCTTACACTGATAGAactgcttaaaaataaaaggatgggagaagaaaagaattcttctatttctcctcaAAAGATCCATAATCAAACtgcaagaaagagatttgttCAGAAATGTGTTCTTCCACTAAATGAAGATAGTCCATTGATGTATCAGCCACAAAAAATGGACTTCACTATGCACTCAG GTATGCCTGTGAAGCTTAGAACATGTGTGCATTGCAATACGACGTTTACAAGTGCTGTTAGCCTGTCCAACCACTTACGCGCTTATGCACGAAAGAAGAGTGCTGGACTTTTGACTGGTACAG